The following proteins are encoded in a genomic region of Helicobacter macacae MIT 99-5501:
- a CDS encoding zinc-binding metallopeptidase family protein — protein sequence MTNKTAHTSQKSPTLPKALLAKRAKSATLTTSLTPLQIFERLCEIPHKSYHTQEMFDYLCGFCESLGLEVRTDRARNIYICKKPLKCEVSPKICLQAHYDMVGVGRAQLGEAITPYVDSCGFLRARESSLGADNGVGVASILWLFMQERYAPYIEAILTNDEEVGLCGANELELPIKSNFLLNLDSEFFGEIIIGCAGGFDVEFDFCALDFACADSGVGLAKEDLAIKNAVEKEAKKSKKLYEIKAFGFEGGHSGVDIHRNIRSSIVEFARLLEVICECCGEELCELYDLRSGEKPNSIPVGLEAIMGFSLQGEDLQRELQKVGLLVESGLERGSIHIYVAKNSNDTKNEEKNNGIKTGFLLKPYSNTRDYKQILEQKPYDKRLLSKVILALNHGVWERGENGEVLSSLNIAMIEPTQKPLQAQKSKDKSNSDLSSKTPCLSKADKACDSGDNSALHFILKARANTNALLKSTKSQIVLVLQGLLENHTQDLHKESSRNLHEDLRKDLQTASNNLRTTETLCTSKGSHISKNDSCANIAISNEYGAWEKELDTRAKSPILQMIIQAYKWRHCEVGSIHAGLECGILQERFAKMGLGQIAMASIGPTILSPHSLQERLDLGSFDEFVAVLVDLLDRICASKLES from the coding sequence ATGACAAATAAAACAGCGCATACTTCACAAAAATCCCCCACACTTCCCAAAGCATTGCTAGCTAAGAGGGCAAAATCAGCTACTTTGACTACATCGCTTACGCCATTGCAGATTTTTGAGCGACTTTGTGAGATTCCACATAAATCATATCATACGCAAGAAATGTTTGACTATCTTTGTGGTTTTTGTGAGAGCTTGGGGCTAGAAGTGCGCACAGATAGGGCTAGAAATATTTATATCTGCAAAAAACCTCTAAAATGTGAAGTTTCGCCCAAAATCTGCCTGCAAGCGCACTATGATATGGTGGGTGTGGGTAGGGCACAGCTTGGCGAAGCGATAACGCCTTATGTGGATTCTTGTGGATTTTTGCGTGCTAGGGAATCCTCTCTTGGTGCGGATAATGGCGTGGGTGTGGCAAGTATTTTGTGGCTATTTATGCAGGAGCGATACGCGCCATATATTGAAGCGATTTTGACAAATGATGAGGAGGTGGGATTGTGCGGGGCAAACGAGCTAGAATTGCCGATAAAATCAAACTTTTTACTAAATCTTGATAGTGAATTTTTTGGCGAAATCATTATAGGCTGTGCTGGAGGGTTTGATGTGGAGTTTGATTTTTGTGCGCTAGATTTTGCTTGCGCGGATAGTGGGGTGGGTTTGGCAAAGGAGGATTTGGCGATAAAAAATGCGGTAGAGAAAGAAGCGAAAAAATCTAAAAAACTATATGAAATAAAAGCATTTGGCTTTGAGGGTGGGCATAGTGGTGTGGATATTCATCGAAATATCCGCTCTAGTATCGTGGAGTTTGCGCGTTTGCTAGAAGTGATTTGTGAGTGCTGTGGGGAGGAGCTATGTGAGCTTTATGATTTGCGCTCTGGAGAGAAGCCAAACTCTATCCCTGTGGGACTAGAAGCGATAATGGGATTTTCTCTGCAAGGAGAGGACTTGCAGCGCGAACTACAAAAAGTCGGGCTTTTGGTAGAGTCTGGGCTAGAGAGAGGTAGTATTCATATATATGTGGCTAAAAATTCTAACGACACAAAAAATGAGGAGAAAAATAATGGCATAAAAACGGGGTTTTTGCTAAAGCCTTATAGCAATACAAGGGATTATAAGCAGATTTTAGAGCAAAAACCTTATGATAAAAGACTGCTATCAAAAGTGATTTTGGCACTAAATCACGGGGTGTGGGAGAGGGGAGAGAATGGTGAGGTGCTAAGCTCACTAAACATAGCGATGATAGAGCCCACACAAAAACCACTTCAAGCACAAAAATCAAAAGACAAAAGCAATAGCGACTTGTCCTCAAAAACGCCTTGCTTAAGCAAAGCAGACAAAGCCTGTGATAGTGGCGACAATAGTGCGCTACACTTCATACTAAAAGCTAGGGCAAATACAAATGCTTTGCTAAAATCTACAAAATCTCAAATTGTGCTTGTGCTACAAGGCTTGCTAGAAAACCACACACAAGACTTACACAAAGAATCAAGCAGAAATTTACACGAAGATTTACGCAAGGATTTGCAAACAGCATCAAATAATCTGCGCACCACTGAAACCTTATGCACTTCCAAAGGCTCACATATTTCCAAAAACGATTCTTGCGCAAATATTGCTATTTCTAATGAATATGGCGCGTGGGAAAAGGAGCTAGATACACGCGCGAAATCCCCAATCTTGCAGATGATTATCCAAGCGTATAAATGGCGACATTGTGAGGTGGGGAGTATCCACGCGGGGCTAGAGTGTGGGATTTTGCAAGAGAGGTTTGCCAAAATGGGGCTAGGACAAATCGCTATGGCGTCCATAGGTCCTACGATTTTGTCCCCACACTCTTTGCAAGAAAGGCTTGATTTGGGGAGTTTTGATGAGTTTGTAGCGGTGCTAGTGGATTTGCTTGATAGGATTTGTGCTAGTAAGCTAGAATCCTAG
- a CDS encoding 3-methyladenine DNA glycosylase yields the protein MNSIGDIDSMWLLERLKRLDLLRGFGEWWWEGAPSFLVVCGAVLVQNSRWEAVQASLSNLKTARILSDDDEESLDNLSKCASIESFITPSGLYRQKSARLIAIARAIVADFGSFAAFRSEVSREWLLAQKGIGKESADSILNYACEREIMVVDRYSYKLLCGLGIEIEEYEELQAWFMDLGNTQRLYGEIKLAKIYARYHGKIVEFSKRKMGLDTLIAH from the coding sequence ATGAATAGCATAGGTGATATAGATAGTATGTGGCTTTTGGAGCGACTAAAGAGGCTAGATTTACTGCGTGGTTTTGGAGAATGGTGGTGGGAGGGTGCGCCTAGTTTTTTGGTGGTTTGTGGGGCAGTGCTAGTGCAAAATAGCAGGTGGGAAGCCGTGCAAGCCTCTCTAAGCAATCTAAAAACCGCACGCATACTAAGCGATGATGATGAGGAAAGCCTAGATAATCTCTCAAAATGCGCTAGCATAGAATCTTTTATCACTCCAAGCGGGCTTTATCGGCAAAAATCTGCTAGGCTTATCGCCATAGCACGAGCGATAGTGGCGGATTTTGGTAGTTTTGCTGCATTTAGGAGTGAAGTAAGTCGTGAGTGGCTACTAGCTCAAAAGGGCATAGGCAAAGAGAGTGCTGATAGTATCCTAAACTACGCGTGTGAGAGGGAAATAATGGTGGTGGATAGATATAGCTACAAGCTACTATGCGGGCTTGGCATAGAGATAGAGGAGTATGAGGAGCTACAAGCGTGGTTTATGGATTTGGGCAATACACAAAGACTATATGGAGAAATCAAGCTAGCAAAAATCTATGCTCGCTATCACGGCAAAATCGTAGAGTTTTCTAAAAGAAAAATGGGCTTAGATACGCTAATTGCGCACTAG